Proteins encoded together in one Coffea arabica cultivar ET-39 chromosome 2c, Coffea Arabica ET-39 HiFi, whole genome shotgun sequence window:
- the LOC113730398 gene encoding coronatine-insensitive protein 1, translated as MGDRNAARMNISACDTVYGLVIPYLTDSRDRDAVSLVCRRWYEIDAITRKHVTMALCYTATPDQLSRRFPHLESLKLKGKPRAAMFNLIPEDWGGYVTPWVREIARSFPKMKSLHFRRMIVTDADLELLATTRGRVLEALKLDKCSGFTTHGLLHIARYCRNLKTLFLEESTIIKEHDGQWLHEIALNHTGLEHLNFYMTDLDKVEFQDLELIARRCPLVCLKISDCDILDLVGFFRAAVTLEEFAGGSFNAQPELNGDGDSNDQLGRYSAVTFPQRLCQLGLTYLGNGEMPIVFPIAARLRKLDLLYAFLDTEGHCILLQRCPKLEILETRNVIGDRGLEVLAHYCKRLKRLRIERGADEQEMEDEEGIVSQRGLIVLAQGCSELEYLAVYVSDITNEALECMGRYLRNLCDFRLVLLDGEEKITDLPLDNGVRSLLIGCSRLKRFALYLRAGGLTDVGLGYIGQYSPNVRWMLLGCVGESDAGLLSFSRGCPCLQKLEMRGCCFSEQALALAVLQLNSLRYLWVQGYRASSVNGQDLLAMVRHYWNIELIPARGVLVKNPNGEDVVHDHPAHILAYYSLAGQRTDFPETVVPLEPAAFLAI; from the exons ATGGGGGATCGGAACGCTGCGAGGATGAATATCAGTGCATGCGACACCGTTTACGGGTTAGTCATACCCTATCTCACGGACTCGCGTGACAGGGACGCGGTGTCTCTGGTATGTAGGAGGTGGTATGAAATTGACGCGATTACACGTAAGCACGTCACCATGGCGCTCTGCTACACGGCCACGCCGGACCAGTTGTCACGCCGCTTCCCTCATCTGGAGTCCTTGAAACTCAAGGGGAAGCCACGCGCCGCCATGTTCAATTTGATTCCCGAGGATTGGGGCGGATACGTCACCCCTTGGGTTAGGGAAATTGCTAGATCTTTTCCAAAGATGAAATCGCTTCACTTTAGGCGAATGATTGTCACTGATGCGGATCTTGAGCTGCTTGCCACCACTAGAGGTAGGGTTCTGGAGGCTCTTAAGCTGGATAAGTGCTCCGGATTTACTACGCATGGACTTCTCCATATCGCTCGGTATTGTAG GAATTTAAAGACCTTGTTTTTGGAAGAGAGCACCATCATAAAGGAGCATGATGGTCAGTGGCTCCATGAAATTGCATTGAATCACACAGGTCTTGAACATTTGAACTTCTACATGACAGATCTTGAcaaagttgaatttcaagacCTTGAGCTAATTGCCAGAAGGTGTCCTCTAGTCTGTTTAAAGATTAGTGATTGTGATATTTTAGATCTTGTTGGCTTCTTTCGAGCTGCAGTTACCCTTGAAGAGTTTGCCGGTGGTTCCTTTAATGCTCAACCAGAACTGAATGGTGATGGTGATTCGAATGACCAACTAGGAAGATACTCTGCTGTGACGTTTCCTCAAAGATTATGCCAGTTGGGTCTGACATACCTGGGAAATGGTGAAATGCCAATTGTATTTCCTATTGCTGCCCGCCTTAGAAAATTGGATCTTCTTTATGCTTTTCTTGACACAGAAGGCCACTGTATCTTATTGCAAAGGTGTCCTAAATTGGAAATTCTTGAG ACGAGGAATGTGATTGGAGATAGAGGATTGGAGGTTCTTGCTCATTATTGCAAGAGGTTAAAAAGGCTGAGGATTGAAAGAGGTGCTGATGAACAAgaaatggaggatgaagaaggtatTGTTTCACAAAGAGGATTAATAGTCCTTGCTCAGGGATGCTCTGAACTGGAGTATTTGGCTGTATATGTTTCCGATATTACAAATGAAGCTCTGGAGTGTATGGGGAGATACTTGCGGAACCTTTGTGATTTTCGCTTGGTATTGCTGGATGGAGAAGAAAAGATAACTGATCTTCCACTTGACAATGGAGTTCGATCTCTGTTAATTGGTTGCTCTAGGCTTAAAAGGTTTGCTCTGTATCTTAGGGCTGGGGGCCTCACTGATGTTGGTCTCGGTTATATTGGGCAGTACAGCCCAAATGTAAGATGGATGCTTCTTGGTTGTGTAGGGGAATCAGACGCTGGTCTTCTGTCATTTTCTAGAGGCTGTCCTTGCCTGCAaaagctggaaatgaggggctGTTGCTTCAGCGAACAAGCACTTGCTCTCGCTGTATTGCAGTTAAATTCCCTGAGGTATTTGTGGGTGCAAGGTTATAGGGCATCATCTGTGAATGGGCAGGATCTATTAGCCATGGTGCGCCACTACTGGAACATTGAATTGATTCCTGCAAGGGGTGTTCTTGTTAAGAATCCAAATGGTGAAGATGTTGTACATGATCATCCTGCTCATATACTTGCGTATTATTCACTTGCTGGACAGAGAACTGATTTTCCGGAAACTGTTGTACCTTTGGAGCCAGCAGCTTTTCTTGCTATATGA
- the LOC140034946 gene encoding transcription factor DIVARICATA-like, with product METLYPASYIVNSDLLLKELKSTKWTKEENKRFESALAMIDEKSPDRWYRVAAMIPGKSVCDVINQYQELVADVNDIEAGLVPVPGYLASSFTLELMDNRGGFATFRKRGRSIDQERKKGIPWTEEEHRRFLMGLQAHGKGDWRNISRNFVISKTPTQVASHAQKYFLRQLSGGKDKKRPSIHDITTVQLPNKTPSEDNKSPSPDKSGLSPVQKSTNASKMLFDWNNSNDGVLMVFDSLDPNESIGSLFDIATQGRYAAGIRSANSKFHIQPTKYVLG from the exons ATGGAAACCTTGTATCCAGCTTCCTACATAGTGAATTCAGACTTGTTGCTGAAAGAGCTTAAGAGCACAAAATGGACTAAAGAGGAGAACAAAAGATTTGAAAGTGCTCTGGCAATGATTGATGAGAAATCTCCAGATAGATGGTATAGGGTGGCAGCTATGATCCCTGGAAAGTCGGTGTGCGATGTGATTAATCAGTACCAGGAATTGGTGGCAGATGTTAATGATATAGAAGCTGGTTTGGTTCCAGTTCCTGGGTACTTGGCCTCTTCTTTCACTCTGGAATTGATGGATAATCGAGGCGGCTTTGCCACGTTTAGGAAAAGAGGAAGATCTATtgatcaagaaagaaagaaagggataCCCTGGACAGAAGAGGAGCATAG GAGGTTTCTAATGGGGCTTCAAGCTCATGGTAAGGGGGACTGGAGGAACATATCCAGGAATTTTGTGATATCCAAGACTCCAACCCAAGTTGCCAGCCATGCTCAGAAATACTTTCTAAGGCAGCTTTCAGGAGGGAAAGACAAGAAGAGACCAAGCATCCATGACATAACAACAGTTCAACTTCCAAATAAGACTCCATCTGAGGATAACAAATCGCCTTCTCCAGACAAGTCCGGGCTTTCACCTGTGCAGAAATCCACCAATGCATCCAAAATGTTGTTTGACTGGAACAACTCAAATGATGGAGTGTTGATGGTTTTTGACTCGTTGGACCCTAATGAGTCCATAGGATCTCTATTTGATATTGCTACACAAGGTCGTTATGCTGCTGGTATCCGTTCTGCCAATTCGAAGTTCCACATCCAACCAACGAAGTATGTACTTGGGTGA